A single region of the Cynocephalus volans isolate mCynVol1 chromosome 12, mCynVol1.pri, whole genome shotgun sequence genome encodes:
- the LOC134391687 gene encoding olfactory receptor 6C75, whose amino-acid sequence MRNSTAVTEFILLGLTSDPQWQVVLFIFLLVTYILSVTGNLIIIALTLLDPHLQSPMYFFLRNFSFLEISFTSVCIPRFLVTIVTGDRTISYNDCVAQLFFFIFLGVTEFYLLASMSYDRYVAICKPLHYTTIMSSRFCILLVFSSWLAGFLIIFPPVILLMQLDFCASNIIDHFICDSSPILQLSCTNTHFLELMAFCLAVVTLMVTLTLVILSYTNIIRTILRIPSVNQRKKAFSTCSSHMIVVSLSYGSCIFMYIKPSARERVTLNKGVAVLNTSVAPLLNPFIYTLRNQQVKQAFKSLVQRMVFSSNKQM is encoded by the coding sequence atgagaaattccACGGCAGTAACAGAGTTTATCCTTCTTGGGTTGACAAGTGACCCACAATGGCAGGTTgtacttttcatatttcttcttgtTACCTACATCCTAAGTGTCACTGGGAACCTGATCATTATTGCCCTCACCCTTTTAGATCCCCATCTGCAGAgtcccatgtacttcttccttagGAATTTCTCATTTCTAGAAATATCTTTCACGTCTGTCTGCATCCCCAGATTCCTTGTCACCATTGTGACTGGTGACAGAACCATTTCCTATAATGACTGTGTGgctcaattattttttttcatcttcttgggGGTGACAGAATTTTATCTTCTGGCTTCCATGTCCTATGACCGCTACGTAGCCATCTGCAAACCTCTTCATTACACAACCATCATGAGCAGCAGATTCTGTATCCTTCTTGTCTTTAGCTCATGGCTTGCAGGATTCCTGATCATCTTTCCACCAGTAATCCTTCTGATGCAGTTGGATTTCTGTGCCTCCAATATAATTGATCACTTTATCTGTGACTCTTCTCCGATTCTGCAGCTTTCTTGCACAAATACTCACTTTCTAGAACTCATGGCATTCTGTTTAGCTGTGGTGACACTCATGGTCACCTTGACATTAGTTATTCTCTCCTACACAAATATCATCCGGACAATTCTGAGAATTCCTTCTGTGAATCAAAGGAAAAAAGCCTTTTCCACTTGTTCCTCCCATATGATAGTTGTCTCCCTCTCTTACGGTAGCTGCATCTTCATGTACATTAAGCCTTCTGCAAGGGAAAGGGTGACTTTAAACAAAGGAGTAGCTGTGCTCAATACCTCAGTGGCTCCTCTCTTGAATCCCTTCATATACACGCTAAGGAATCAGCAAGTGAAGCAAGCCTTCAAGAGCCTGGTTCAGAGGATggttttttcttcaaataaacaaatgtaa
- the LOC134391686 gene encoding LOW QUALITY PROTEIN: olfactory receptor 6C76-like (The sequence of the model RefSeq protein was modified relative to this genomic sequence to represent the inferred CDS: inserted 1 base in 1 codon), translating to MPPRFSAFIVRGAEAGLLQLKWLRCREQFAEGNDTSEKIKHEKTYNADNILSLGLTDDPNWQIVIFIFLFLTYLLSVTGNLIIILLILLDSHLKTPMYFFFWNFSFLEISLTSVCIPRFLVSILTMDKTISHDVCMTQLFLVIFLGVSEFFLLADVFYDCYVDICNPPRYATIMSNRVCNQLVVASWLAGLLAISPXMGLRLEFCDANVIGHFGCDYSPVLKLTCTDTWVTELLSFVLVIITLLVTLALVMFFYANIIRTILRISSAQQKSFSTCCSHIIVVSISYRGSIFMCIKPSAEERIGLSKGSTVALFSTSAAPVLNLFIYTLRNKQVKKSLKGIVGALAVVVVVEVALLCCRHGSSSSRIVGCLHDDDSCLMASVVALTAAMVNAAAVYLVVVSIAAFCTAMVSAAVAGLPQSGSSGVSGCNCLLGSNGVT from the exons atgccaccaaggttttcggcTTTTATCgtcagaggtgctgaggcaggattacTCCAGCTAAAGTGGCtgagatgcagggagcagtttgctgagggcaatgacacctcag aaaaaattaaacatgagaaAACATACAATGCTGACAACATTCTTTCTCTAGGACTGACAGATGACCCAAACTGGcaaattgtcatttttatttttctatttctaacatatttattgagtgtcacTGGAAATTTGATTATTATCCTGCTCATCTTGCTGGATTCCCACCTCAAAACacccatgtatttctttttttggaacttttcctttttagaaatcTCATTGACATCTGTCTGCATCCCTAGATTCCTGGTCAGCATACTGACTATGGATAAAACTATTTCCCATGATGTTTGTATGACACAATTATTTTTGGTCATTTTCTTGGGTGTATCAGAGTTTTTCCTGTTGGCTGATGTGTTCTATGACTGCTATGTGGACATCTGCAACCCCCCTCGTTATGCAACCATTATGAGCAACAGAGTTTGCAATCAGCTGGTTGTTGCTTCTTGGTTGGCTGGTTTGTTAGCAATCTCTC AGATGGGCCTGAGGCTGGAATTCTGTGATGCCAATGTTATTGGCCACTTTGGCTGTGACTATTCTCCTGTCCTGAAACTCACTTGCACAGACACATGGGTCACAGAACTATTAAGTTTTGTTTTAGTCATTATCACACTCCTGGTTACACTGGCACTGGTAATGTTCTTTTATGCAAATATAATAAGAACAATTCTGAGGATCTCTTCTGCCCAGCAGAAGTCTTTTTCTACTTGTTGTTCACATATAATTGTTGTCTCTATCTCTTATAGAGGCtccatttttatgtgtattaaaCCTTCTGCAGAGGAAAGAATAGGTTTATCCAAAGGTAGCACT gtagCACTGTTCAGCACTTCAGCTGCACCTGTAttaaatctttttatatatacCCTAAGAAATAAGCAAGTGAAAAAATCCCTGAAAGGTATTGTc GGTGCCCTTGCAGTGGTGGTGGTCGTGGAGGTGGCTTTGTTGTGCTGCCGACATGGCAGCAGTAGCTCCAGAATTGTGGGTTGCTTGCATGATGATGATAGCTGCCTGATGGCATCTGTGGTGGCATTGACTGCAGCAATGGTGAATGCAGCAGCTGTCTACTTGGTTGTGGTGTCCATAGCAGCATTCTGCACAGctatggtgtctgcagcagtAGCAGGGTTACCTCAGAGTGGCAGCAGTGGAGTCAGTGGCTGTAACTGCCTCCTTGGCAGCAATGGGGTTACCTAG
- the LOC134391685 gene encoding olfactory receptor 6C76-like — MKNQTSVYEFILLGLTDDPKLNTLIFVFLFFTYILSVTGNLIIITLTLIDSHLKTPMYFFLRNFSFLEISFTTVCIPRFLVSIATGDLTISYNSCMAQVFFFILLGSTEFFLLTAMSYDRYVAICKPLHYTTIMSKRICIQLVVSSWLAGFLIIFPPVIMGLQLDFCDSNIIDHFSCDSSPMLLISCTDTAFLELMGFLLATITLMATLTLVILSYTFILKTILKIPSAEQRKKAFSTCSSHMIVVSISYGSCIFMYVKTSAKEGVALTKGIAVLNTSVAPVLNPFIYSLRNQQVKQSFKNLVKKLCYTLTVSFFICT; from the exons ATGAAAAATCAAACATCTGTGTACGAGTTCATTCTTCTGGGATTAACAGATGATCCAAAGCTAAAtactttgatttttgtatttctattttttacatatatactGAGTGTAACTGGAAACCTTATCATTATTACCCTCACTCTTATAGATTCACACCTCAAAACGCCCATGTATTTCTTTCTCaggaatttctctttccttgaaaTCTCATTCACAACAGTTTGTATTCCTAGATTTCTAGTCAGCATTGCAACAGGGGATCTGACCATTTCCTATAATTCTTGTATGGCTCAGGTGTTTTTCTTCATACTCCTTGGTTCAACAGAATTCTTTCTTTTGACTGCTATGTCCTATGATCGTTACGTAGCTATCTGTAAACCATTGCATTATACAACAATAATGAGCAAAAGAATCTGCATCCAGCTCGTAGTTAGTTCTTGGCTGGCTGGATTTCTCATTATCTTTCCACCTGTGATTATGGGGCTTCAGTTGGATTTCTGTGACTCCAACATCATTGACCACTTCTCCTGTGACTCTTCTCCTATGTTACTGATCTCCTGCACAGACACAGCATTCTTAGAGCTCATGGGATTTCTCCTGGCAACGATCACTCTCATGGCGACATTAACATTAGTGATTCTTTCCTATACATTCATCCTTAAGACAATTCTGAAAATCCCCTCTGCTGAGCAAAGGAAAAAGGCCTTTTCCACTTGTTCCTCACACATGATTGTTGTCTCCATTTCTTACGGAAGctgtatttttatgtatgtcAAAACATCAGCAAAAGAAGGAGTGGCTTTGACCAAGGGTATAGCAGTGCTCAATACTTCTGTTGCCCCAGTGCTAAATCCTTTTATTTACTCCCTAAGGAACCAGCAAGTAAAACAGTCCTTTAAGAACTTagtcaaaaaa CTCTGTTATACCTTAacagtttctttctttatatgcacttag